In the genome of Streptomyces sp. NBC_00190, one region contains:
- a CDS encoding DUF6131 family protein gives MIVLGVILLIIGFLTGISILWTIGVILLVVGVVLWILGAVGHSVGGRRHYY, from the coding sequence ATGATCGTCCTTGGCGTCATCCTGCTGATCATCGGTTTCCTGACCGGTATCTCCATCCTCTGGACCATCGGGGTCATCCTGCTCGTCGTCGGCGTCGTCCTGTGGATTCTGGGAGCCGTCGGCCACTCGGTCGGAGGCAGGCGCCACTACTACTAG
- a CDS encoding MarR family winged helix-turn-helix transcriptional regulator, with translation MELPLESGEFTSPPADDAEDDRWCTAVRLLGRMERQLDDVLQRRHALPLSEYRAMCALSRPESGGALRMGELAERIGMKDSSTTRLIARLEAQGLAERTPGTGDGRAVTAAVTDAGRERYAAATSTYRAALGAELDAARANVHLADLANWVRNGETPPLPDHGSSPGNSDRPL, from the coding sequence ATGGAATTGCCCCTGGAATCCGGGGAGTTCACCTCTCCCCCTGCCGATGACGCAGAGGACGACCGCTGGTGCACGGCGGTGCGGCTGCTGGGCCGGATGGAACGTCAGCTCGACGACGTACTGCAACGGCGCCACGCCCTCCCGCTCTCCGAGTACCGGGCCATGTGCGCGTTGAGCCGACCGGAGAGCGGCGGTGCACTGAGAATGGGCGAACTGGCCGAGCGCATCGGGATGAAGGACAGCTCGACCACCCGCCTGATCGCCCGACTGGAGGCCCAGGGACTGGCCGAACGCACCCCCGGCACCGGCGACGGCCGCGCGGTGACCGCCGCCGTCACCGACGCCGGGCGGGAACGCTACGCGGCGGCGACGTCCACCTACCGGGCCGCCCTGGGCGCCGAACTCGACGCGGCCCGGGCCAACGTCCATCTCGCCGACCTCGCCAACTGGGTCCGTAACGGAGAGACCCCTCCGCTGCCCGACCACGGGAGTTCTCCTGGCAACAGTGACCGACCACTATGA
- a CDS encoding radical SAM protein, producing MDSISRTALVEDLMGRFPHVPREAVIKEDLLRGGMAFDESALSGTADGASGDVKPKSYFIFSFDHRTLPELGAAALNRPPEEIVLTGGPYELRRTVVSVRVNPDSPYVVRGGEDGTLGLYLDGVRIADVGLPPMPEYYRHTLSNGKSVMEVAPTIQWGYLVYLTVFRVCQYFGAKEECQFCDINHNWRQHKAAGRPYTGVKPVEEVLEALEIIDRYDTAGTSRAYTLTGGSITSQVAGRDEADFYGHYAKAIEERFPGRWIGKVVAQALPREDVQRFHDYGIRIYHPNFEVWDRRLFQLHCPGKERYVGRDEWHRRILDSTEVFGPRNVIPNFVAGIEMAEPFGFTKVSEAIESTAEGLRFFMSNGVVPRFTTWCPEPTTPLGKANPQGAPLEYHIRLLETYRATLEEYGLSSPPGYGPAGPGRAVFSVSSFMDSLEGLEGTVS from the coding sequence GTGGACAGCATCAGCCGTACCGCGCTGGTCGAGGACCTGATGGGGCGCTTCCCGCACGTCCCGCGGGAAGCCGTGATCAAAGAGGACCTCCTGCGCGGCGGCATGGCCTTCGACGAGTCCGCGCTCAGCGGCACCGCCGACGGGGCGTCCGGCGACGTCAAGCCGAAGTCGTACTTCATCTTCTCCTTCGACCACCGCACGCTGCCGGAGCTCGGTGCGGCCGCGCTGAACCGGCCGCCCGAGGAGATCGTGCTCACGGGAGGCCCGTACGAGCTGCGCCGCACCGTGGTGTCCGTACGGGTGAATCCGGACTCCCCGTACGTCGTGCGGGGCGGCGAGGACGGCACGCTCGGCCTGTACCTGGACGGCGTACGGATCGCGGACGTCGGGCTGCCGCCGATGCCGGAGTACTACCGGCACACGCTGTCGAACGGCAAGTCGGTGATGGAGGTGGCGCCGACCATCCAGTGGGGCTACCTCGTCTACCTGACGGTCTTCCGGGTGTGCCAGTACTTCGGGGCGAAGGAGGAGTGCCAGTTCTGCGACATCAACCACAACTGGCGCCAGCACAAGGCGGCCGGACGGCCCTACACCGGGGTGAAGCCGGTGGAGGAGGTGCTGGAGGCCCTGGAGATCATCGACCGTTACGACACCGCCGGTACCTCCCGCGCCTACACCCTCACGGGCGGATCGATCACCTCCCAGGTCGCCGGCCGCGACGAAGCCGACTTCTACGGTCATTACGCGAAGGCCATCGAGGAGCGGTTCCCGGGCCGCTGGATCGGCAAGGTCGTCGCCCAGGCGCTGCCGCGCGAGGACGTGCAGCGTTTCCACGACTACGGCATCCGGATCTACCACCCCAACTTCGAGGTGTGGGACCGCCGGCTGTTCCAGTTGCACTGCCCGGGCAAGGAACGCTACGTCGGCCGCGACGAATGGCACCGCAGGATCCTGGACTCCACCGAGGTGTTCGGTCCGCGCAACGTGATCCCCAACTTCGTGGCGGGCATCGAGATGGCCGAGCCCTTCGGCTTCACGAAGGTGAGCGAGGCGATCGAGTCGACCGCCGAGGGCCTGCGGTTCTTCATGTCGAACGGGGTCGTTCCGCGCTTCACGACCTGGTGCCCGGAGCCGACGACGCCACTGGGCAAGGCCAATCCCCAAGGCGCACCGCTCGAATACCACATCCGGCTGCTGGAGACCTACCGGGCGACCCTCGAGGAGTACGGCCTCAGCTCCCCGCCCGGCTACGGCCCGGCCGGTCCCGGCCGTGCGGTGTTCTCGGTCAGCTCGTTCATGGACAGCCTGGAGGGGCTCGAGGGCACGGTGTCCTGA
- a CDS encoding RICIN domain-containing protein: protein MTSTPAPVRERSTAFLRMLAAALATCCVALGIMASPLASATAHADETCGSPLQCVSLKSVSNGRQLDVQNGSRDDGAYIVTNSAPGYHQSWNLNVDPADYSFTIVNGTTGKCIDLSWPALRQQTCRGQKSQKWYFQPVAGSTTAFMIRNESDNSCLDLVGNAQYDDAWTGKSNCHAGINQRWSTNSAAALNLAVDHGARACQKDPSSCSWAVKSEAPAAPLPKVCASAVWYNNSGSPVAQSFSVTKTTGWQSGITTQLSADLSAGAAPALMTRVSSSLSFTNVWQGSTSVGDAIQVSVPPAQYGWVTLSVLAKKVTGSWTFDARGFPWKADDTITVPVKDDPAGGATLYIANTSPTFTSCS, encoded by the coding sequence ATGACCTCGACCCCGGCCCCCGTGCGGGAACGCTCGACGGCGTTCCTGCGCATGCTCGCCGCGGCCCTGGCGACGTGCTGCGTCGCCCTGGGCATCATGGCCTCCCCCTTGGCGTCGGCCACGGCCCACGCGGACGAGACCTGCGGCTCCCCGCTCCAGTGCGTGAGCCTCAAGTCCGTCAGCAACGGCCGCCAGCTCGACGTACAGAACGGTTCGCGCGACGACGGGGCCTACATCGTCACCAACTCCGCTCCCGGCTACCACCAGTCCTGGAACCTGAACGTCGACCCGGCGGACTACAGCTTCACCATCGTCAACGGCACCACGGGCAAGTGCATCGACCTCAGCTGGCCCGCACTGCGGCAGCAGACCTGCCGCGGCCAGAAGAGCCAGAAGTGGTACTTCCAGCCCGTGGCCGGCTCCACCACCGCATTCATGATCCGCAACGAGAGCGACAACTCCTGCCTCGACCTCGTGGGCAACGCCCAGTACGACGACGCGTGGACCGGGAAGTCCAACTGCCACGCCGGTATCAACCAGCGCTGGAGCACGAACTCGGCCGCCGCGCTCAACCTGGCCGTGGACCACGGCGCCCGGGCCTGCCAGAAGGACCCTTCGAGCTGCTCCTGGGCGGTGAAGAGCGAGGCCCCGGCCGCGCCCCTGCCGAAGGTCTGCGCCTCCGCCGTCTGGTACAACAACTCCGGCTCGCCGGTCGCCCAGTCCTTCTCGGTGACCAAGACCACCGGCTGGCAGAGCGGCATCACGACCCAGCTGTCGGCGGACCTCAGCGCGGGCGCGGCCCCGGCACTGATGACGCGGGTCAGCTCCAGCCTGTCGTTCACCAACGTCTGGCAGGGCTCCACGAGCGTCGGTGACGCGATCCAGGTGTCCGTCCCGCCCGCGCAGTACGGGTGGGTGACCCTGTCCGTGCTGGCGAAGAAGGTGACCGGTTCCTGGACCTTCGACGCGCGAGGATTCCCCTGGAAGGCCGACGACACCATCACCGTCCCGGTCAAGGACGACCCGGCCGGCGGTGCGACGCTCTACATCGCCAACACCAGCCCGACCTTCACGTCCTGCTCCTGA
- a CDS encoding MerR family transcriptional regulator, with protein MDSDALYSIGELARRTGLTVKTVRFYSDEGIVPPTDRSPAGYRLYDADASARLDLARTLRELGLDLGTVRKVLDREVSVPDVARAHADALDVQIQTLRLRRAVLRAVARRGATTMELKLMHRLAALSEAERHRLVTDFVDDTFGGFDANPEFVALMRSAMPVLPEDPTPEHVEAWVELAELCQDTGFREAVRRMAAYQAEEHSQGDTGGLHHELNEAVRERMDEALAAGVLPTSAEAVPITDSLAALYAHAFERADDGDLRRWLLARLETAADPRTGRYWELIATINGWPVSPGLAPVFTWFTTALSRYR; from the coding sequence ATGGACAGCGACGCGCTCTACTCCATCGGGGAACTGGCCCGGCGGACCGGCCTGACGGTGAAGACCGTCCGGTTCTACTCCGACGAGGGGATCGTGCCGCCGACCGACCGGAGCCCGGCGGGCTACCGGCTGTACGACGCCGACGCGTCGGCCCGGCTGGACCTGGCCCGGACGCTGCGCGAACTCGGGCTCGACCTGGGCACCGTACGGAAGGTACTGGACCGGGAGGTCTCCGTACCGGACGTCGCGCGGGCCCATGCCGACGCCCTGGACGTACAGATCCAGACCCTTCGCCTGCGCCGGGCTGTACTGCGTGCAGTCGCCCGACGCGGCGCCACCACCATGGAGTTGAAGCTCATGCACCGACTTGCCGCCCTCTCGGAAGCGGAACGGCACCGGCTGGTCACCGACTTCGTCGACGACACCTTCGGCGGCTTCGACGCCAACCCCGAATTCGTGGCCCTGATGCGATCGGCCATGCCCGTACTCCCCGAGGACCCCACGCCCGAACATGTCGAGGCCTGGGTGGAACTCGCCGAACTCTGCCAGGACACCGGCTTCCGTGAGGCCGTCCGCCGGATGGCCGCGTACCAGGCGGAAGAGCACTCCCAGGGCGACACCGGCGGCCTGCACCACGAACTCAACGAAGCGGTCCGCGAACGGATGGACGAGGCCCTCGCGGCCGGTGTCCTCCCCACCTCCGCCGAGGCGGTGCCGATCACGGACTCCCTGGCCGCGCTGTACGCCCACGCGTTCGAGCGTGCTGACGACGGTGACCTGCGTCGCTGGCTCCTGGCTCGCCTGGAGACCGCCGCCGACCCGCGCACCGGACGCTACTGGGAGCTCATCGCCACGATCAACGGCTGGCCGGTGTCGCCAGGCCTCGCCCCGGTGTTCACCTGGTTCACCACCGCCCTGAGCCGGTACCGGTGA
- a CDS encoding alpha/beta hydrolase, which translates to MAHNSPGTSPTRPLLSARLLRAAAAVFALVTAVLLPGTPPVHADPQGPPAMTDGSGLTQVSAATGTATNFVVTVSTPEVAGEHRIRILLPADYAADPARRYPVLYFLHGASDDPGNPALAYPALTAAQSMITVIPDGGRRGWYANWLDQKTAAGAQNWENFHINQVIPFIDANLRTVTGKQGRAVAGLSMGGFGALHYAQRHPGLFSQVATLSGANDLSRNHAVIRAAVVATLTNVGAPLCGSSSASACNLEFGPAVSSDAVFGTPYPVFDADWRWNAADPIAHMAALEGMGIAVYTGTGNSNPADFEFWAESAARHTKVRLDALGFPYHYVNYGNGSGWGDSCQGGHTSGCWSQDLVDYVPRLEAAFAAGAAA; encoded by the coding sequence ATGGCCCACAACTCGCCCGGAACATCCCCGACGAGACCGCTCTTATCCGCCCGGCTGCTGCGCGCGGCGGCGGCGGTCTTCGCCCTGGTGACCGCCGTGCTCCTGCCGGGCACGCCGCCCGTCCACGCCGACCCTCAAGGCCCGCCCGCGATGACGGACGGGTCCGGCCTGACCCAGGTCTCCGCCGCGACCGGTACCGCGACCAACTTCGTGGTCACCGTCTCCACACCCGAGGTCGCGGGCGAGCACCGCATCCGGATCCTGCTGCCCGCCGACTACGCGGCCGACCCCGCCAGGCGCTACCCGGTCCTCTACTTCCTGCACGGTGCGTCGGACGACCCCGGCAACCCCGCACTGGCCTACCCCGCGCTCACGGCCGCCCAGTCGATGATCACGGTCATTCCGGACGGGGGCCGCCGCGGCTGGTACGCCAACTGGCTCGACCAGAAGACCGCCGCGGGGGCGCAGAACTGGGAGAACTTCCACATCAACCAGGTGATCCCCTTCATCGACGCCAACCTGCGCACCGTCACCGGCAAGCAGGGACGGGCCGTCGCGGGCCTCTCCATGGGCGGATTCGGGGCCCTGCACTACGCCCAGCGCCACCCCGGCCTGTTCAGCCAGGTCGCCACCCTCTCCGGCGCCAACGACCTGTCCAGGAACCACGCTGTCATCCGCGCGGCCGTCGTCGCCACTCTGACCAACGTCGGTGCCCCGCTGTGCGGTTCCAGCTCCGCATCCGCCTGCAACCTCGAATTCGGGCCCGCGGTCTCCAGCGACGCCGTCTTCGGCACCCCGTATCCGGTGTTCGACGCCGACTGGCGCTGGAACGCGGCGGATCCCATCGCGCACATGGCAGCCCTGGAAGGCATGGGCATCGCCGTCTACACCGGCACCGGCAACAGCAACCCCGCCGACTTCGAGTTCTGGGCCGAGTCGGCGGCGCGGCACACCAAGGTGCGCCTGGACGCCCTCGGATTCCCGTACCACTACGTGAACTACGGCAACGGCTCCGGTTGGGGCGACAGCTGCCAAGGCGGCCACACCAGCGGCTGCTGGAGCCAGGACCTCGTGGACTACGTACCGCGCCTGGAGGCGGCGTTCGCCGCCGGCGCGGCCGCATGA
- a CDS encoding NmrA/HSCARG family protein, translating to MGEKKTITVFGATGSQGGGLVRAILADRESEFAIRAVTRHTDSEKARELERLGVEVVQADMDDEASLAPAFEHAYGAYLVTNFWEHMSAEREKAQALALARAASHAGVQHAIWSTLEDTRDCIPLEDARMPTLQERYKVPHFDGKAEADHYFAEEGVPTTFLRTTFYWENLIGTFAPQRAEDGVLQLVLPMGESRLSGIAVDDIGKTALAVFKRDTDLIAATVSIAGEHLKVADMASALSQAIGEPVRYQSVTADAFRALGFPGADEAGNMFQFYADCEARFTAARDLTAVRDLNPALQDFRTWLAAHGDALRAAWK from the coding sequence ATGGGCGAGAAGAAGACGATCACGGTGTTCGGCGCGACCGGCTCGCAGGGCGGTGGCCTGGTGCGGGCGATCCTGGCGGACCGGGAGAGCGAGTTCGCGATCCGGGCGGTGACCCGTCATACGGACTCCGAGAAGGCCCGGGAGCTGGAGCGGCTCGGGGTGGAGGTGGTCCAGGCCGACATGGACGACGAGGCGAGCCTGGCCCCCGCCTTCGAGCACGCGTACGGCGCCTACCTGGTCACCAACTTCTGGGAGCACATGTCCGCAGAGCGGGAGAAGGCCCAGGCGCTGGCGCTCGCCCGGGCCGCCTCGCACGCCGGGGTCCAGCACGCGATCTGGTCCACCCTGGAGGACACGCGCGACTGCATCCCGCTGGAGGACGCACGGATGCCCACGCTCCAGGAGCGCTACAAGGTGCCGCACTTCGACGGCAAGGCGGAGGCCGACCACTACTTCGCCGAGGAGGGCGTACCGACGACCTTCCTGCGCACCACGTTCTACTGGGAGAACCTGATCGGCACGTTCGCCCCGCAGCGGGCGGAGGACGGCGTGCTCCAGTTGGTGCTCCCGATGGGGGAGAGCAGGCTCTCCGGCATCGCGGTGGACGACATCGGCAAGACCGCCCTGGCCGTGTTCAAGCGCGACACCGACCTCATCGCCGCCACCGTGAGCATCGCCGGCGAACACCTCAAGGTCGCCGACATGGCGTCGGCGCTCTCGCAGGCCATCGGCGAGCCCGTTCGGTACCAGTCCGTCACGGCGGACGCCTTCCGGGCGCTGGGCTTCCCGGGCGCCGACGAGGCGGGGAACATGTTCCAGTTCTACGCCGACTGCGAGGCGCGCTTCACCGCGGCCCGCGACCTCACCGCCGTCCGCGACCTCAATCCCGCGCTCCAGGACTTCCGCACCTGGCTCGCCGCCCACGGTGACGCACTGCGCGCCGCGTGGAAGTGA
- a CDS encoding phosphoribosyltransferase family protein produces MFFADRADAGRRLASVLRHLAQEGPVVLGLPRGGVPVAFQVAQALGAPLDVTVVRKLGVPYHRELGFGAIGEGGVRVISEDIVAMARVRREDLAAVEHAEEAELARQAGRFRAGRTRVPVDGRTVIVVDDGIATGATAAAACQVVREMGAARVVLAVPVAPPDAVAWLRTVADEVVCLSTPRGFSAVGEWYQDFSQTPDEEVVSLLARAADRSAPREAEVVVDADGVALAGDLVLPPDAGAVVVFAHGSGSSRHSPRNRSVAEALRQAGLGTLLFDLLTPQEEADRANVFDIETLARRLTETTAWLRRREHALPIGYFGASTGAAAALWAASARAGADAGAGTSPDVGAVVSRGGRPDLAGPRLAGVRAPTLLIVGGRDTTVLDLNRQAQAQLRCENRLEIVPGATHLFEEPGTLDAVAGLARDWFTTHLMRRAG; encoded by the coding sequence GTGTTCTTCGCCGATCGCGCGGACGCCGGCCGGCGTCTGGCCTCAGTGCTCCGGCACCTGGCGCAGGAGGGCCCCGTCGTCCTGGGCCTGCCGCGCGGCGGGGTCCCGGTGGCCTTCCAGGTGGCGCAGGCCCTCGGAGCCCCGCTCGATGTGACCGTGGTCCGCAAGCTCGGGGTGCCGTACCACCGCGAGCTGGGGTTCGGCGCCATCGGCGAGGGAGGCGTGCGGGTCATCAGCGAGGACATCGTGGCCATGGCCCGGGTCCGCAGGGAGGACCTGGCCGCGGTCGAGCACGCCGAGGAGGCGGAGCTCGCACGGCAGGCCGGGCGGTTCCGCGCAGGCCGGACCCGGGTGCCGGTCGACGGCCGGACGGTGATCGTCGTCGACGACGGGATCGCGACCGGCGCCACGGCCGCAGCAGCCTGCCAGGTGGTACGGGAGATGGGCGCGGCGCGCGTGGTGCTGGCCGTGCCGGTGGCGCCACCGGACGCGGTCGCCTGGCTGCGCACCGTGGCGGACGAGGTCGTGTGCCTGTCCACGCCCCGTGGGTTCTCCGCGGTCGGCGAGTGGTACCAGGACTTCTCCCAGACCCCCGACGAGGAGGTCGTCTCCCTGCTGGCCCGCGCGGCGGACCGCTCCGCGCCCCGCGAGGCGGAGGTGGTGGTGGACGCCGACGGCGTCGCTCTGGCCGGTGACCTCGTCCTGCCGCCGGACGCCGGGGCGGTCGTCGTCTTCGCCCACGGCTCCGGGAGCAGCCGCCACAGCCCGCGCAACCGGTCGGTGGCGGAGGCCCTGCGGCAGGCGGGCCTGGGCACCCTGCTCTTCGACCTGCTCACGCCGCAGGAGGAGGCCGACCGGGCGAACGTCTTCGACATCGAGACCTTGGCCCGGCGGCTGACGGAGACCACGGCCTGGCTACGGCGCCGTGAACACGCCCTTCCCATCGGCTACTTCGGGGCGAGCACCGGGGCCGCCGCCGCGCTGTGGGCCGCGTCCGCCCGCGCCGGCGCCGACGCGGGCGCGGGCACCAGCCCGGACGTGGGCGCCGTGGTCTCCCGCGGCGGCCGTCCGGACCTCGCCGGGCCACGGCTCGCCGGCGTACGGGCGCCGACCCTCCTCATCGTGGGCGGCCGCGACACGACGGTGCTCGACCTCAACCGGCAGGCCCAGGCTCAGCTGCGCTGCGAGAACCGCCTGGAGATCGTCCCCGGCGCCACACACCTCTTCGAGGAGCCGGGAACGCTGGACGCGGTGGCGGGCCTCGCCCGCGACTGGTTCACGACGCACCTGATGCGACGGGCCGGGTAG
- a CDS encoding potassium channel family protein, whose product MVVCGDDGLARRLAAELGEVYGERVTLVVPTASEPPLAVGRPAWRGRWGRVPSARALRAPAGEPAAEGPQVVEAAEPDEEVLSAAGVAGAAALALVYEDDDRNVRAALVARRLNPRLRLVIRLYNRKLGQHLEDLLDQAAIVAEPGLDPRERDSATTVLSDADTAAPALAASAVAGTSKVVQADGLLLRAVERMPPGRGETADPGLCTLALLSATATDPAGSESSVLGGERGLQLLPDDRAVAAATGRGTVALEAVAHTGPAQAAPRLGAASLPVASLFSRRLRWSLGGIVAAVTALAVASWLTTGDHPLHAAYITLLDIFAINDPAVGAPAQRQVLQILAGFVGLLLLPVLVAAALEALGAFRTATVLRRPPRGLSGHVVLLGLGKIGARVLARLRELEIPVVCVESDPQARGVALARRLRVPVVVGDVTDEGVLEAARVHRAHALLALTSSDTTNLEAALYARGVTPDLRVVMRLYEDDFATAVYRTLRVAHPDALTRSRSVTHLAAPAFAGAMMGRQILGAIAVERRVLLFAVVDVAGHPQLEGRTITESFRPGAWRVIALDTASPEDRRPDLASLPREGADPSQGLVWDLHPGYVLKPEDRVVLAATRRGLAELRARTGAPAARP is encoded by the coding sequence ATGGTGGTGTGCGGTGACGACGGGCTGGCCCGCAGGCTGGCGGCCGAGCTCGGCGAGGTGTACGGGGAGCGGGTGACGCTGGTGGTGCCGACCGCGAGCGAGCCGCCGCTCGCCGTCGGCCGGCCCGCGTGGCGGGGGCGCTGGGGACGCGTCCCGTCGGCCAGGGCGCTGCGCGCGCCGGCGGGGGAGCCGGCCGCGGAGGGGCCGCAGGTCGTGGAGGCGGCGGAGCCGGACGAGGAGGTGCTGTCCGCCGCAGGGGTGGCCGGCGCCGCCGCGCTGGCGCTCGTCTACGAGGACGACGACAGGAACGTACGGGCCGCCCTCGTGGCCCGGCGGCTCAACCCGAGGCTCCGGCTGGTGATCCGGCTCTACAACCGCAAGCTCGGCCAGCACCTGGAGGACCTCCTGGACCAGGCGGCCATCGTCGCCGAACCGGGGCTCGATCCGCGCGAGCGGGACTCCGCCACGACCGTGCTGTCCGACGCCGACACGGCCGCGCCCGCCCTGGCCGCGAGCGCGGTCGCGGGGACGAGCAAGGTCGTCCAGGCGGACGGTCTGCTGCTGCGGGCGGTCGAGCGGATGCCTCCGGGCAGGGGCGAGACCGCCGATCCGGGCCTGTGCACCCTCGCGCTGCTGTCCGCGACCGCCACCGACCCGGCCGGCAGCGAGAGTTCCGTACTCGGCGGTGAACGCGGGCTCCAACTCCTGCCCGACGACCGCGCGGTGGCGGCCGCCACGGGACGCGGCACCGTGGCCCTGGAAGCGGTGGCCCACACGGGCCCGGCGCAGGCGGCGCCACGGCTCGGAGCGGCATCGCTGCCGGTGGCCTCGCTGTTCTCCCGGCGGCTGCGCTGGTCGCTGGGCGGCATCGTGGCGGCCGTGACCGCACTCGCCGTGGCGTCCTGGCTGACCACGGGCGACCACCCCCTGCACGCCGCGTACATCACCCTCCTCGACATCTTCGCGATCAACGATCCAGCGGTCGGGGCCCCCGCGCAGCGGCAGGTGCTGCAGATCCTGGCCGGATTCGTCGGCCTGCTCCTCCTGCCGGTGCTCGTGGCGGCCGCGCTCGAGGCGCTGGGGGCGTTCCGCACGGCCACCGTTCTGCGCCGGCCGCCCCGCGGGCTGTCCGGGCACGTGGTGCTGCTGGGGCTGGGCAAGATCGGCGCCCGGGTGCTGGCGCGGCTGCGCGAACTCGAGATCCCGGTGGTGTGCGTGGAGTCGGACCCGCAGGCCCGAGGCGTGGCACTCGCCCGCCGCCTGCGGGTGCCGGTGGTCGTCGGCGACGTCACCGACGAGGGCGTACTGGAGGCCGCCCGCGTCCATCGTGCGCACGCGCTGCTCGCCCTCACCAGCTCGGACACCACCAACCTGGAAGCCGCCCTGTACGCCCGCGGGGTCACACCCGACCTCCGGGTCGTCATGCGCCTGTACGAGGACGACTTCGCGACGGCCGTCTACCGCACCCTGCGCGTCGCCCACCCCGACGCCCTCACCCGCAGCCGCAGCGTCACCCATCTCGCCGCGCCCGCCTTCGCCGGGGCGATGATGGGCCGGCAGATCCTCGGAGCCATAGCGGTGGAACGCCGGGTGCTGCTCTTCGCCGTCGTCGACGTGGCGGGCCACCCGCAGCTGGAAGGCCGGACGATCACCGAGTCCTTCCGCCCGGGTGCCTGGCGGGTGATCGCCCTCGACACCGCCTCTCCCGAAGACCGCCGCCCCGACCTGGCGTCCCTCCCCCGCGAGGGAGCGGACCCCAGCCAGGGGCTGGTGTGGGACCTGCACCCCGGTTACGTCCTCAAGCCCGAGGACCGGGTCGTGCTGGCCGCCACCCGCCGCGGGCTGGCCGAGCTCCGAGCCCGCACCGGCGCACCTGCCGCACGGCCCTGA
- a CDS encoding MFS transporter, whose product MTKASPGLFTTRERAVIAAAALAMLLVEMDWFALNLMLPVIADEFGTPATDLQWLVSGYMLALGALMIVGGRAADLLGRRRVLVWGLVGFAVLSVVCSAAQNVGWLTAGRVVQGAAAAFVFPVAVAVVTAYFRDDRQGRAVATVLAFSAVGIALGPFVGGAFAEHVSWRAVFLLNVPVCVLAAALMLRFVTETRDEQAVRGLDIPGVVTLAGGITGIMLAVDQGAHWGWASPPTLLCLTGGAALLADFAVIERRTDEPLLDLGLLRNGPFVLVTAAGSVSNVVYCLVAVLSALYLQQARGLSPLESGLVFLALSGGAGAASYWSGALARRWRPESLMAAGMLLSGVSLFALTWATPLALYTAVFALVGIGVGLGWALTQVATQSYVPASRLAAASGFVLTSLVLVGAVAVAVAATALEAVSDSAADAAADGSAVEAVLRVTAALALAGGAALAALVRPRTG is encoded by the coding sequence GTGACCAAGGCAAGCCCGGGCCTCTTCACCACGCGGGAGCGCGCTGTGATCGCCGCGGCAGCCCTTGCCATGCTGCTCGTGGAGATGGACTGGTTCGCCCTCAACCTGATGCTTCCGGTGATCGCCGACGAGTTCGGCACACCGGCGACCGACCTGCAGTGGCTGGTGAGCGGCTACATGCTGGCGCTGGGCGCGCTGATGATCGTCGGCGGCCGGGCCGCGGACCTGCTGGGCAGGCGCCGGGTGCTCGTGTGGGGGCTGGTGGGCTTCGCCGTGCTGTCCGTGGTGTGCAGCGCCGCCCAGAACGTGGGATGGCTGACCGCCGGCCGGGTCGTACAGGGCGCCGCAGCGGCGTTCGTCTTCCCGGTGGCCGTCGCCGTCGTCACCGCGTACTTCCGGGACGACCGCCAGGGCAGGGCGGTGGCCACGGTGCTCGCGTTCAGTGCCGTCGGGATCGCGCTGGGACCCTTCGTGGGCGGTGCGTTCGCCGAGCACGTGAGCTGGCGCGCCGTCTTCCTGCTGAACGTGCCCGTCTGCGTCCTGGCAGCCGCGCTGATGCTGCGCTTCGTGACGGAGACGCGTGACGAGCAGGCGGTGCGCGGGCTCGACATCCCCGGCGTCGTCACGCTCGCGGGAGGTATCACCGGCATCATGCTCGCGGTGGACCAGGGCGCGCACTGGGGGTGGGCCTCCCCGCCCACCCTGCTCTGTCTGACCGGTGGCGCCGCGCTGCTGGCAGACTTCGCCGTGATCGAGCGCCGCACGGACGAGCCCCTGCTGGACCTCGGGTTGCTGCGTAACGGCCCGTTCGTCCTCGTCACGGCCGCCGGTTCCGTGTCCAACGTCGTGTACTGCCTGGTCGCCGTCTTGTCCGCGCTGTACCTGCAGCAGGCCCGGGGGCTCTCGCCCCTGGAGTCGGGGCTGGTGTTCCTCGCGCTGTCCGGTGGTGCCGGAGCCGCCAGCTACTGGTCGGGGGCGCTGGCCCGGCGGTGGCGGCCCGAATCGCTCATGGCGGCCGGGATGCTGCTGAGCGGAGTCAGCCTGTTCGCCCTCACCTGGGCCACACCCCTGGCCCTGTATACGGCGGTCTTCGCCCTCGTCGGCATCGGGGTGGGCCTGGGATGGGCGCTGACCCAGGTGGCGACCCAGTCCTACGTCCCCGCCTCCCGCCTCGCGGCGGCCTCCGGCTTCGTCCTCACCTCGTTGGTGCTGGTCGGCGCCGTGGCGGTCGCCGTGGCGGCCACCGCACTCGAAGCGGTCAGCGACTCCGCCGCCGACGCGGCCGCCGACGGGTCCGCTGTCGAGGCGGTCCTGCGGGTGACAGCCGCCCTGGCCCTCGCGGGCGGAGCCGCCCTCGCCGCCCTCGTCCGGCCGAGGACCGGGTGA